Proteins encoded together in one Papio anubis isolate 15944 chromosome 3, Panubis1.0, whole genome shotgun sequence window:
- the LOC116274172 gene encoding uncharacterized protein LOC116274172, with product MTSTLSPEEQERILAAARQHANQVHLTDPAMPVGIEAVPSAEPDWDYQVGQAGHCHCDIMVQCIPAGMQAASNKSVNFNKLKEVVQGADENPAVFLNRLTEALIQYTCLDPASPAGGTVLASYFISQSAPDIQKKFKKVEEGPQTPIQDLVKLAFKVYNSREEAAEAQRQARLKQKVQLQTQALVAALRPAGSRSSQKRGTT from the coding sequence ATGACCTCAACCCTGTCTCCTGAGGAGCAGGAGCGCATCCTAGCGGCAGCCAGGCAGCACGCTAACCAGGTTCATTTAACTGACCCCGCCATGCCAGTCGGCATCGAGGCAGTGCCTTCGGCTGAGCCCGACTGGGACTACCAGGTAGGGCAGGCAGGTCACTGCCACTGTGACATAATGGTTCAGTGCATTCCTGCCggcatgcaggcagcctctaacaaatCAGTCAACTTTAACAAACTAAAAGAGGTTGTCCAAGGCGCAGATGAAAATCCAGCTGTTTTTCTTAACCGGCTGACTGAGGCACTTATTCAGTACACCTGCCTTGACCCTGCCTCCCCCGCAGGAGGAACCGTCTTGGCCtcatatttcatttctcagtCGGCCCCTGatatccaaaaaaaatttaaaaaggtggaggaaggccCTCAAACTCCCATCCAGGATTTAGTCAAACTGGCCTTCAAGGTCTACAACTCCAGggaggaagcagctgaggcccAACGACAGGCCAGGCTAAAACAGAAGGTACAACTCCAAACCCAGGCCTTGGTAGCAGCGCTGAGGCCGGCTGGCTCCAGGAGCTCCCAGAAAAGAGGTACTACCTGA